The following are encoded in a window of Phaseolus vulgaris cultivar G19833 chromosome 3, P. vulgaris v2.0, whole genome shotgun sequence genomic DNA:
- the LOC137808595 gene encoding aspartic proteinase CDR1-like: MRITTKSKPLHFALILLGVLDFLIFSEATTHVLIHRDSPLSPLYDPSSTPFDRLHNAFQRSFKRINRFKVAAADNPKHGSIQAPMKPGGGEYLMKLFIGTPPVEVIGIADTGSDLIWTQCLPCIECYNQTIPFFDPSRSKSYQTIPCLPTVCSKVLGSENTLCDITTTCGYRYSYADGSHTAGNLAFETLTLGITNPISLPKVAFGCAHDTGGIFDASGSGIIGLGSGNLSLISQLGPHGGKKFSYCLIPTSMNKNSTSKINFGSDSLVSGPEVVTTPLTIVPSGFYFTWEAISVGKQRIEFASNGNVTTGNVVLDTGTTFTLLPLDVYSGLVHALGQVIRAKMVRDPKGILDLCYESSVNNIKLPIITAHLKGGDVILQPVNTFSWVEKNVVCLTMLASDISILGNLAQTNFFVGYDLESSTLSFKPTDCSKI, translated from the exons ATGAGAATCACCACCAAATCAAAACCCCTTCACTTTGCCCTAATTCTCTTAGGAGTCCTTGATTTCTTAATCTTCTCTGAAGCCACCACCCATGTTCTCATTCACCGTGATTCCCCTTTATCTCCCCTCTACGACCCTTCAAGCACCCCCTTTGATCGCTTGCACAATGCTTTTCAACGCTCATTCAAGCGCATCAACCGTTTCAAAGTTGCTGCTGCTGATAACCCTAAACATGGCAGCATTCAGGCCCCTATGAAACCTGGTGGTGGAGAGTATCTCATGAAGCTCTTCATTGGAACTCCACCTGTTGAAGTAATTGGCATAGCTGACACGGGTAGTGACCTTATATGGACACAGTGTTTGCCATGCATAGAATGTTACAATCAAACTATTCCCTTCTTTGACCCTAGTCGTTCCAAATCATACCAGACAATACCATGCCTACCTACAGTTTGCAGCAAAGTACTAGGCTCAGAAAATACTCTATGTGACATTACGACAACATGTGGTTATAG GTATTCTTATGCAGATGGTTCTCACACTGCGGGAAACCTTGCTTTTGAGACACTAACCTTAGGCATCACAAAcccaatttctcttccaaaagTTGCATTTGGTTGTGCACACGATACTGGTGGCATATTTGATGCGTCAGGTTCAGGCATAATTGGTCTTGGAAGTGGCAACCTTTCACTGATTTCTCAATTGGGTCCTCATGGTGGCAAGAAATTCTCCTATTGTCTGATTCCCACTTCCATGAACAAGAACTCCACCAGCAAGATTAATTTTGGAAGCGATTCTTTGGTTTCTGGACCTGAAGTCGTAACAACTCCTCTTACTATAGTTCCTTCTGGCTTTTACTTCACATGGGAGGCCATTAGTGTGGGAAAACAGAGGATTGAATTTGCATCAAATGGTAATGTTACCACAGGAAATGTGGTCCTTGATACTGGAACAACATTTACTCTTTTGCCATTGGATGTTTATAGTGGTTTGGTACATGCTTTAGGTCAAGTAATAAGGGCTAAAATGGTGCGTGATCCTAAGGGTATTCTTGATCTTTGTTATGAGAGCAGTGTCAATAATATTAAACTCCCCATTATCACAGCACATTTGAAGGGAGGGGATGTGATTTTGCAGCCAGTGAATACATTTTCGTGGGTGGAGAAGAATGTGGTGTGTTTAACCATGCTTGCAAGCGACATAAGTATTTTAGGAAACTTGGCTCAGACCAATTTCTTCGTTGGGTATGACCTTGAGTCAAGCACTTTGTCCTTTAAGCCCACTGATTGTAGCAAGATATAA
- the LOC137805710 gene encoding probable aspartic protease At2g35615, protein MATTPKSQCICFFALILLGIIFDLFIFSEATTLELILTDSPLSPFYDPSLTNSDRLRSAFQSSLKRAKRFRVPVANLNHGNTQSPMTTDIASYLMKFSIGTPPVEAFGIADTGSDLIWTQCLPCKQCYNQTAPLFDPSYSKSYTNLPCNSSFCNPRSLNHPECDQNGSCVYHYSYYDHSHTGGNLATETLTIGEENPITFPNTVFGCAHDSGGTFNHMATGIIGLGLGNLSLLSQLGIRKLSYCLAPNNMNSTSKIVFGEDAVVSGAEVVSTPFRVDFAPEYIITLEGFSVEGDRVEFESASNVSEGNMAIDSGTTLTLLPHAIYDGLVAALDRRIKAPKGKDPDGVLDHCYEFADQNVSFPIITAHFKGADVQLMGINTFYWVSEKVVCLSMIPSKVGFFGNIAQTNFWIGYDLDAATVSFKAANCSL, encoded by the coding sequence ATGGCCACAACCCCCAAATCACAATGCATTTGTTTTTTTGCCCTAATTCTGTTAGGAATAATCTTTGATCTGTTCATCTTCTCCGAAGCCACTACTCTCGAACTCATTCTCACTGATTCCCCTCTCTCTCCCTTCTACGACCCTTCACTCACCAACTCCGATCGCTTGCGCAGTGCTTTTCAAAGCTCGTTGAAGCGCGCGAAACGTTTCAGAGTCCCTGTTGCTAACCTTAACCATGGCAACACACAGTCTCCTATGACAACCGACATTGCATCATACTTAATGAAATTCTCCATCGGAACTCCACCGGTTGAAGCTTTCGGCATAGCTGACACCGGCAGTGACCTCATATGGACGCAGTGCCTCCCATGCAAACAGTGCTACAACCAAACTGCTCCTCTCTTTGACCCTTCCTATTCCAAATCATACACCAACTTGCCATGCAATTCCTCGTTCTGCAACCCAAGATCTCTAAATCATCCAGAATGTGACCAGAATGGGTCGTGTGTGTATCACTATTCTTACTACGATCATTCTCACACTGGGGGAAACCTTGCCACTGAAACCCTAACCATAGGCGAGGAAAACCCTATTACTTTTCCCAACACTGTGTTTGGGTGTGCACACGACAGTGGTGGCACGTTCAATCACATGGCGACAGGAATcattggtcttggtcttggcaACCTTTCACTGCTTTCTCAACTTGGTATCAGAAAGTTATCTTATTGTCTTGCTCCCAACAACATGAACTCCACCAGCAAGATTGTGTTCGGTGAAGATGCTGTGGTTTCTGGTGCTGAAGTGGTGAGCACTCCTTTTAGAGTGGATTTTGCTCCTGAGTACATAATCACGTTGGAGGGTTTCAGTGTGGAAGGAGATAGGGTTGAGTTCGAGTCTGCAAGCAATGTGAGTGAGGGGAACATGGCCATTGATTCTGGAACAACGCTTACTTTACTGCCACATGCCATTTATGATGGTTTGGTGGCTGCTTTGGACAGGAGAATAAAGGCTCCAAAGGGGAAGGACCCCGATGGTGTTCTTGATCATTGTTATGAATTTGCTGATCAGAACGTGTCGTTTCCCATAATCACAGCACATTTCAAGGGAGCAGATGTGCAGTTGATGGGGATTAATACGTTCTATTGGGTGAGTGAGAAAGTGGTGTGTTTGTCCATGATTCCTAGTAAAGTTGGTTTCTTTGGGAACATTGCTCAGACGAATTTCTGGATTGGATATGATCTTGATGCTGCTACTGTCTCCTTTAAGGCGGCTAATTGTTCCCTATGA
- the LOC137808593 gene encoding uncharacterized protein, whose protein sequence is MPTSSELPEEMAITTKFRKPTSPSNFYFCTTLFFIVLFTIPVLFLLHTPTTTSICTTLASSQNQTWSGDLQLAQFAWNHLSFFEHKTPPFALKIAVFSRKWPIGTTPGGMERHAHTLHTALARLGHQIHVFTSPPQDESTSIKSSEVNKDSHQEGAPSSPYIHFHEGEPGRWRYNKAWEQFVEENRREPFDVVHSESVALPHWLARNMSNLAVSWHGIALESLQSSIFQDLARQPDEPMSPLFNQSIQGVVPKVLNEIRFFRNYAHHVAISDSCGEMLRDVYQIPNRRVHVILNGVDEDEFREDAELGREFRRKIGIPGNASLVLGVAGRLVKDKGHPLLHEAYSRLITKYPNVYLIVAGSGPWENRYRDLGSQVLVLGSMSPSMLRGFYNAIDIFVNPTLRPQGLDLTLMEAMMSGKPLLASRFPSIKGTIVVDDEYGYMFSPNVESLLEALEEVVKEGPQRLAMRGKACREYAAKMFTARKMALAYERLFLCIKNHTFCTYP, encoded by the coding sequence ATGCCCACATCCTCAGAACTCCCTGAGGAAATGGCCATCACCACCAAGTTCAGAAAACCCACTTCACCTTCAAACTTCTACTTTTGCACCACTCTTTTCTTCATTGTCCTCTTCACTATACCTgttcttttcctcctccataCCCCAACCACCACCTCCATATGCACCACCCTTGCTTCCTCCCAAAATCAAACTTGGTCAGGTGATCTTCAGTTGGCTCAATTTGCATGGAACCACCTCTCCTTTTTTGAGCACAAGACACCACCCTTTGCCCTCAAAATTGCTGTCTTCTCCAGGAAGTGGCCTATTGGCACAACCCCTGGTGGCATGGAGCGCCATGCTCACACCCTTCACACTGCTTTAGCACGCCTTGGCCATCAGATTCATGTCTTTACATCTCCACCCCAAGATGAAAGCACTTCAATAAAATCATCTGAGGTGAACAAAGACAGCCATCAAGAAGGTGCACCTTCTTCCCCTTACATTCATTTCCATGAAGGTGAGCCTGGCAGGTGGCGCTATAACAAGGCATGGGAGCAATTTGTGGAAGAAAACCGCAGAGAACCATTTGATGTTGTGCACTCAGAAAGTGTGGCACTCCCTCATTGGCTAGCACGCAACATGTCAAACCTTGCAGTGTCTTGGCATGGCATAGCCCTGGAGAGCTTGCAATCAAGCATTTTCCAGGACTTGGCTCGCCAGCCAGATGAGCCCATGTCCCCTCTTTTCAACCAAAGCATACAGGGTGTTGTGCCAAAGGTGCTGAATGAGATAAGGTTTTTCAGGAACTATGCGCATCATGTTGCTATCAGTGATAGCTGTGGTGAGATGCTGAGGGATGTGTACCAAATTCCTAACAGAAGAGTTCACGTAATACTAAATGGTGTTGATGAGGATGAGTTTAGAGAAGATGCAGAATTGGGAAGGGAATTCAGAAGAAAAATTGGCATTCCAGGGAATGCAAGTTtggtgcttggtgttgctggaAGATTAGTGAAGGACAAAGGCCATCCTCTGCTTCATGAAGCTTACTCAAGGCTTATAACCAAGTACCCTAATGTGTACTTGATTGTTGCTGGTTCTGGACCATGGGAGAACAGGTACAGGGATTTGGGGAGTCAGGTTCTTGTGCTGGGATCGATGAGTCCTTCCATGTTAAGAGGGTTCTACAATGCAATTGACATTTTTGTGAATCCCACACTCAGACCACAAGGGCTTGACCTTACATTGATGGAGGCAATGATGAGTGGGAAACCTCTTTTGGCATCAAGATTTCCAAGCATTAAAGGGACTATTGTGGTTGATGATGAATATGGTTACATGTTTTCCCCTAATGTGGAGTCCCTCTTGGAGGCACTGGAAGAAGTGGTAAAGGAAGGACCGCAGAGGCTAGCTATGAGGGGCAAGGCATGTCGGGAATATGCTGCCAAAATGTTTACAGCAAGAAAGATGGCATTAGCATATGAGAGGTTATTCTTGTGTATAAAAAACCACACCTTCTGTACCTATCCTTGA
- the LOC137808592 gene encoding protein NUCLEAR FUSION DEFECTIVE 4-like, which translates to MRPRRDSERRRFASESRDSPAGSESPRRRPRLFALMAGQSRKWMILVATIWIQAFTGTNFNFSQYSSSLKSALNVSQVQLNYLATANDMGKVFGWSSGIALMHLPLSLVLFIAASMGFFGYGLQWLLLTGVLDLPYFLVFLLCLLGGCSICWFNTVCFVLCIRNFPVNRALALSLTVSFNGVSAALYTLAANSIDPSSNAIYLLLNAVVPLLVCIAALVPILRQPTLDPLPPDAVNRDSVIFLILNFLALLTGLYLLLFGSSSSGVTSARLCFGGAIILLIFPLCIPGIIYARAWFRQTIHSSFRMESSSFILVHDDDLEMHKELHSRHSGIFGNGDTYDLLSDNGYMYGSQNAKESDVGCERVIGQDQLAVLGEEHPVAVVVRRLDFWLYYLTYFCGGTLGLVYSNNLGQIAQSLGQSSNTSTLVTLYASFSFFGRLLSAGPDYIRNKLYFARTGWLSIALIPTPVAFFLLAASDSLLALQTGTALIGLSSGFIFAAAVSVTSELFGPNSVGVNHNILITNIPIGSLLYGFLAALVYDASSHSTPGNLLVSDSVVCMGRECYFWTFVWWGCISVLGLASSILLFLRTKHAYDHFEKHRMSTQSIVS; encoded by the exons ATGAGGCCACGCAGGGACAGTGAGAGGCGCAGATTCGCTTCGGAATCGCGAGACTCACCAGCAGGCTCAGAATCGCCGCGTCGTAGGCCGCGGCTGTTCGCTCTCATGGCGGGGCAATCGCGGAAATGGATGATCCTAGTTGCCACGATTTGGATTCAGGCCTTCACCGGCACCAATTTCAATTTCTCACAGTACTCGTCATCACTCAAATCCGCGCTCAACGTCTCGCAGGTGCAATTGAACTACCTCGCCACCGCCAACGACATGGGGAAGGTTTTCGGCTGGTCCTCCGGCATCGCGCTCATGCACCTTCCCCTATCGCTCGTCCTGTTCATCGCCGCTTCCATGGGATTCTTCGGCTACGGCCTCCAGTGGCTCCTCCTCACCGGAGTCCTCGATTTGCCTTATTTTCtg GTCTTTCTTTTGTGCCTTTTAGGTGGCTGTAGCATCTGTTGGTTCAACACAGTATGTTTTGTTCTCTGCATTAGGAATTTCCCAGTTAACCGAGCCCTTGCCCTATCGCTCACTGTGAGTTTCAATGGCGTTAGTGCAGCACTCTACACCCTTGCTGCCAATTCTATTGACCCTTCCTCCAATGCAATTTATCTGCTTTTGAATGCTGTCGTTCCCCTTCTTGTATGCATTGCAGCACTTGTTCCTATTCTTCGGCAACCGACTTTAGACCCTCTCCCTCCTGATGCTGTAAACCGGGACTCAGTTATATTTCTAATATTGAACTTCCTGGCCCTTTTAACTGGTCTTTATCTTCTCCTGTTTGGCTCTTCCAGTTCTGGTGTGACTTCTGCCCGGCTTTGTTTTGGTGGAGCTATTATCCTCCTCATATTCCCATTATGTATTCCTGGCATTATATATGCTCGGGCTTGGTTTCGGCAGACCATCCATTCCAGCTTTCGGATGGAAAGTTCCAGCTTCATTCTTGTTCATGATGATGATCTCGAGATGCATAAAGAACTCCATAGCCGCCATAGTGGTATTTTTGGCAATGGAGACACTTACGACCTGCTAAGTGACAATGGATACATGTACGGCAGTCAGAACGCAAAAGAGAGTGATGTAGGTTGCGAGAGGGTAATTGGCCAGGATCAGTTGGCAGTGCTAGGAGAAGAGCACCCAGTTGCAGTAGTTGTTCGCAGATTGGATTTTTGGCTATACTATCTTACATACTTCTGTGGAGGTACACTTGGTCTAGTCTATAGCAATAATCTTGGACAGATTGCCCAGTCTCTGGGCCAGAGCTCAAATACTTCTACGCTTGTTACGCTCTATGCATCCTTTTCCTTTTTTGGTCGCCTGCTTTCAGCTGGACCAGACTATATTCGGAA TAAGCTCTACTTTGCAAGGACTGGTTGGCTTTCAATTGCACTTATACCAACCCCAGTTGCGTTCTTCCTCCTTGCTGCATCAGACAGTCTTCTGGCACTGCAGACAGGCACCGCACTGATTGGATTGAGCTCTGGTTTTATATTCGCAGCTGCTGTGTCAGTTACATCTGAGCTGTTTGGACCTAATAGTGTGGGTGTCAATCACAACATCCTCATAACAAATATACCTATTGGTTCTCTTCTCTATGGCTTTCTCGCTGCACTGGTTTATGATGCTAGTTCTCACTCAACACCAGGAAACTTGTTAGTGTCTGACTCGGTAGTGTGCATGGGAAGGGAGTGTTACTTCTGGACATTTGTCTGGTGGGGATGCATATCTGTCCTTGGACTAGCATCAAGCATCCTATTATTCTTAAGAACCAAGCATGCATATGATCATTTTGAGAAACACCGTATGTCAACACAATCAATTGtgtcttaa
- the LOC137808596 gene encoding pentatricopeptide repeat-containing protein At4g19440, chloroplastic → MHSAMDFTRFSSPKSPPIFTRPLTWVTSTALRHQRRHLPPPTPPPPPPPHPTPPQTTNHALLTLLPSLLTTGVLDSSKCKSILPHLSPLEFDRLFFPIHHTVNPITTLDFFRLATNRFKFPFTFRSYCLLLRSLLASSLLPRARSLVTRLIDGHVPTSFHDRENRLREIASSMLELNQVLDTRHGELDLLLYILCSRYKDFGFRCAFDIFIMFSKRGVFPCLKTCNFLLSSLVTANELHKSYEVFDVTCQGVVPDVFMFTAAINAFCKGGRVGDAVDLFHKMEKLGVSPNVVTYNNVIDGLSKSGRLEEAFRFKDRMVRSEVNPSVVTYGALINGLMKMEKFEEANEMLEEMYSKGFAPNEVVFNSLIDGYCRKGNMIEALRTRDEMVLKGMKPNSVTFNTLLQGFCRSNQMEEAEQVLGYLLSSGLSVNMDSCSYVIHQLLQKSRSDSALKIVRELVLRNIKASDSLLTLLVCGLCKCEKHLEAVELWFMLADKGLAANTVTSNALLHGLCGRGNMEEVFEIIKRMLEKGLVLDRISYNTLIFGCCKWGKIDVAFKLKEKMVHEEFQPDTYTYNFLMKGLADKGEMDDVHRLLHEAEEYGIVPNVYTHAILLEGYCKADRIEDAVKLLQKLVYEKVELSSVVYNILIAAYCRDGNLTEAFKLCDAMKSAGMPPTNATYSPLIHGMCCIGRVDEAKEIFEKMRNEGLLPDIFCYTALIGGYCKLGQMDKVGSILLEMSSNSIQLNKITYTIMIDAYCKLGNVKEATELLNQMIRNGIAPDTITYNTLQKGYCKERELEVTLLSDHMSNTGLHVEEEITYNTLVHRLHSHTAVIDKES, encoded by the coding sequence ATGCACTCTGCAATGGACTTCACCAGGTTCTCCTCTCCTAAATCTCCACCCATCTTCACGCGACCCCTAACCTGGGTCACCTCCACCGCCCTCCGCCACCaacgccgccaccttcctccgCCAACCCCTCCGCCGCCGCCGCCACCTCACCCCACTCCTCCGCAAACCACTAACCACGCCCTTCTCACCCTTCTACCCTCTCTTCTAACCACCGGTGTTCTAGACTCTTCCAAATGTAAATCCATTTTGCCCCATTTGTCCCCTCTCGAATTCGATCGCTTATTCTTCCCCATCCACCACACCGTTAACCCCATTACGACACTCGACTTCTTCCGTCTTGCCACTAACCGTTTTAAGTTCCCCTTCACCTTTCGCTCCTATTGCCTCCTCCTTCGCTCGCTCCTCGCTTCTTCTCTTTTGCCGCGCGCCAGGTCTTTGGTCACTCGTTTGATCGACGGCCACGTTCCCACGTCCTTTCACGACCGCGAGAACCGCCTCCGCGAAATAGCTTCCTCGATGTTGGAGCTGAATCAGGTTTTGGATACACGGCACGGCGAATTGGATTTGTTGCTCTACATTCTCTGCTCTCGGTACAAGGACTTCGGCTTCCGTTGcgcttttgatatttttatcatGTTTTCGAAGAGGGGCGTTTTCCCGTGTTTGAAAACTTGCAATTTTTTGCTCAGCTCATTGGTGACGGCCAATGAACTTCACAAGAGTTATGAGGTGTTTGATGTCACTTGTCAAGGCGTTGTGCCTGATGTTTTCATGTTCACCGCCGCAATTAACGCGTTTTGTAAGGGAGGGAGGGTTGGGGACGCTGTGGATTTGTTTCACAAGATGGAGAAGCTCGGTGTTTCGCCGAATGTGGTTACTTACAACAATGTGATTGATGGGTTGTCCAAGAGTGGGAGGTTAGAAGAGGCGTTTCGGTTTAAGGATAGGATGGTTAGGAGTGAGGTGAATCCGAGTGTGGTGACCTATGGTGCGCTCATCAATGGTTTGATGAAGATGGAGAAGTTTGAGGAGGCGAATGAAATGTTGGAGGAAATGTATAGCAAGGGTTTTGCTCCCAATGAGGTTGTGTTTAACTCGCTGATTGATGGGTACTGCAGGAAGGGAAATATGATTGAGGCATTGAGGACTAGGGATGAGATGGTATTGAAGGGCATGAAGCCTAATTCTGTTACTTTTAATACTCTTTTACAGGGTTTTTGCAGGAGCAATCAAATGGAGGAGGCTGAGCAGGTATTGGGGTACTTATTGTCTAGTGGGTTGTCTGTTAACATGGATTCGTGTTCGTATGTGATTCATCAGTTGTTGCAAAAATCTAGGTCGGATTCCGCATTAAAAATTGTTAGAGAGTTGGTGTTAAGGAACATCAAGGCTAGTGATAGCTTGCTAACCCTGTTGGTCTGCGGACTTTGTAAATGTGAAAAACATTTGGAGGCGGTTGAGCTTTGGTTTATGCTGGCAGATAAAGGGCTTGCTGCCAATACAGTTACCTCAAATGCGCTACTCCATGGACTTTGTGGACGAGGGAACATGGAGGAAGTTTTCGAAATAATCAAACGAATGCTTGAGAAAGGTTTGGTACTGGATAGGATCTCATACAACACACTTATTTTTGGTTGTTGTAAATGGGGTAAAATCGATGTAGCTTTCAAACTCAAGGAAAAGATGGTTCATGAAGAATTCCAACCAGATACGTATACCTACAATTTCCTAATGAAAGGGTTGGCTGATAAGGGTGAGATGGATGATGTTCATAGGCTTTTGCATGAAGCCGAAGAATATGGCATAGTTCCCAATGTATATACACATGCAATTTTATTAGAAGGATATTGTAAGGCTGATCGGATTGAAGATGCTGTGAAATTGCTTCAGAAATTAGTTTATGAGAAAGTAGAGCTTAGTTCTGTTGTATATAACATACTTATTGCAGCCTACTGTAGAGATGGGAATCTGACGGAAGCCTTCAAACTGTGTGATGCTATGAAAAGTGCGGGCATGCCACCTACCAATGCCACGTATTCTCCTCTAATACATGGAATGTGCTGTATTGGCCGTGTGGATGAAGCAAaggaaatttttgaaaaaatgagAAATGAAGGCTTGCTTCCAGATATATTTTGTTATACTGCTCTAATTGGTGGTTACTGTAAGTTAGGTCAGATGGACAAAGTGGGGAGTATATTACTGGAAATGTCTTCAAACAGTATACAACTTAATAAAATTACTTACACTATTATGATTGATGCGTATTGTAAATTGGGAAATGTGAAAGAAGCTACAGAACTTTTAAATCAGATGATAAGAAATGGAATAGCTCCAGATACCATCACTTACAATACACTGCAAAAGGGATATTGCAAGGAAAGGGAGTTAGAAGTTACTTTACTGAGTGATCATATGTCTAACACAGGACTGCACGTAGAAGAAGAAATTACTTATAACACATTGGTTCACAGGTTGCATTCACATACAGCAGTTATCGATAAAGAATCCTGA